Within Marispirochaeta aestuarii, the genomic segment TACTGCGCAGTCTCGGCATCGAAATGGAACTGCGTACCCGCTACACGGATAAAGAGGTGTCATGAGTCTGCAGGTTTTTTATAATACCAGACTGGCAGGGACGCTTCATCAATACGAAAACAGCCGGATCAGTTTTGAGTATTCCCGGGACTGGGCCGACACAGCTGATTCGTTTCCGATCTCCCGGAGTATTCCCCTTTCTGGTAACTATGAACGAGGGACAACAGACCACCGCTTCTTTGCCAACCTTTTGCCCGAAGCCGCCGCGCGGGAAACGATATGTTGAGGTCT encodes:
- a CDS encoding HipA N-terminal domain-containing protein, yielding MSLQVFYNTRLAGTLHQYENSRISFEYSRDWADTADSFPISRSIPLSGNYERGTTDHRFFANLLPEAAARETIC